From a region of the Cucumis sativus cultivar 9930 chromosome 6, Cucumber_9930_V3, whole genome shotgun sequence genome:
- the LOC101204053 gene encoding protein DA1-related 1, whose amino-acid sequence MEWTSNIESALRSNHGRSGHENFSLLHLFQHLNGGVFDDQEEVDYAKAVSLSEMEAVKQEALIIEKQKMKVITSQIEEDEELANAMQLSLVMECSLSNNSAHASSSRPFLASASKIICARCNTEISIREHVFEHNGIVWHIECLVCHTCKQLIKDDELCMFENRPYHTSCPRNLRHSKCYVCNNFIPHSNGVVEFREHPFWKQKHCPSHATDGTSICVSCERLQPKGINYILLKDGRSLCPNCSSFKIMDTNECQPLFHEIQEFFSSLNMKLNQEIPLGMVEREALNNAMEGEKNGHHHLSETRGLCLSEEQTIPIIHEMKHIGSRSILELLTKQRRLVRNCEVTAILILYGLPRLLTGSILAHEMMHAWLRLQGYPNLKPEIEEGICQVLAHMWLKSKINVGSETAMGAASSSSSLRPPRSNKDKKLSEIEKKLGECFIRQIELDDSQAYGDGFRVGEQAVSKYGLKKTLDHIKLTQTFPV is encoded by the exons ATGGAGTGGACAAGCAATATTGAAAGTGCCTTAAGAAGTAATCACGGCAGAAGTGGACATGAGAACTTCTCACTTCTGCACCTGTTTCAacatttaaat GGTGGCGTATTTGATGATCAAGAGGAAGTTGATTATGCTAAGGCAGTATCGCTCTCAGAAATGGAAGCTGTAAAGCAGGAAGCATTGATCATTG AGAAACAAAAGATGAAAGTCATCACATCccaaattgaagaagatgaggaGCTCGCCAATGCAATGCAACTGAGCTTAGTCATGGAGTGTTCTCTTTCAAATAACAGTGCACATGCTTCTTCCTCTCGACCTTTTCTGGCCTCTGCATCCAA GATAATCTGTGCTAGATGCAATACCGAGATAAGCATACGCGAACATGTTTTCGAACATAATGGTATTGTTTGGCATATAGAATGTCTCGTATGTCATACTTGCAAACAACTAATCAAAGATGATGAG TTATGCATGTTTGAAAATCGACCTTATCACACATCTTGTCCAAGGAATTTGAGGCATTCTAAATGCTATGTATGCAACAACTTT ATCCCACATAGTAATGGGGTGGTTGAATTTCGAGAGCATCCTttttggaaacaaaaacattGCCCTTCCCATGCAACTGATGGAACTTCCATTTGTGTTAGTTGCGAAAGATTACAG CCAAAAGGAATCAACTACATTCTACTTAAAGATGGCAGAAGCTTGTGTCCAAACTGTTCTAGCTTCAAGATTATGGACACCAATGAGTGCCAGCCTCTCTTCCATGAGATACAAGAATTCTTCTCAAGTTTAAACATGAAACTTAACCAAGAAATTCCATTGGGGATGGTTGAAAGGGAAGCATTGAACAATGCCATGGAAGGGGAAAAGAAT GGACATCACCATTTATCCGAAACTCGTGGGCTCTGCTTGTCAGAAGAGCAAACCATTCCAATT ATTCATGAGATGAAACATATTGGGAGTCGTTCAATCCTTGAGTTACTCACAAAGCAACGCAGACTTGTTCGTAATTGTGAAGTTACGGCTATACTCATCCTATATGGCCTTCCCAG GTTGTTGACAGGATCCATTCTAGCACATGAGATGATGCATGCTTGGTTAAGGCTTCAAGGTTATCCGAATCTAAAACCAGAAATTGAAGAAGGTATCTGCCAAGTCCTAGCTCACATGTGGCTGAAATCCAAAATCAATGTGGGATCTGAAACTGCCATGGGTGCTGCTAGTTCATCTTCTTCCCTGCGACCTCCACGTTCAAACAAGGACAAGAAACTGAGTGAAATAGAGAAGAAACTTGGCGAATGTTTCATACGCCAAATCGAACTGGATGATTCACAAGCCTATGGAGATGGGTTCAGGGTGGGAGAGCAGGCAGTTTCCAAGTATGGTTTGAAGAAAACTCTTGATCATATCAAACTCACTCAAACTTTCCCAGTTTGA